DNA sequence from the Phoenix dactylifera cultivar Barhee BC4 chromosome 13, palm_55x_up_171113_PBpolish2nd_filt_p, whole genome shotgun sequence genome:
ATTGGTTCAAGCATTGatacttttctttttcatcattTTACTGCAGTTTGTCTATTTGCTAAAGTTAATGTTGCTGCTATTATATGGGGTAAATGTGCCTGACCAATGTTCACCATCATTTTAGATCAAGACCTCCTTAAACTTTATCACATGTCtagtttagcaaaaaaaagggaaaagagttGCCTCATTCCATAGGAGTACCAGACTGTTCAAAACTTCAAATACTTGATGGAATCAAATGTTTACTTCACATAAATAACTAGCTGTCATGAGTAAGAAATAAATGGATATCTTATATGCCTATATGCATACAAGTTGACAGATTACATGTTTTTTGGCGAGAATCATGTAAATTCATTGTTAATTTAGAAAGCATTTAATTTGATATTTGAGTGCGAATCATGCGAAGTTCCAGTTGGCATGTGAGCATCTGAATAATTAATTTCTAGTTTTCCAATGTGATTccaggtttgaatcctatgattttCCAGTTAAGTAGCTGCATTACTCTTAAAATCTTATAATAGGGAAAATCTTATAGGTTCTCAGATGCTTCGAGTGCTCTTACCATAGTAACATTTATCTCCAAGTTGTCATTTGAAATCTGCTGATGTCTTCTGAGATTTTACAGAATGATTGGAAACCTGAGAATATAGTTTCCTGtgaatataatatagtaatctATTCTGTTTAGaactctctctctgttttttcgTTTCTCATCTAGTGGGtagtatatttatttaatttatgtttGATCCAAGAATTTCCCTTACCTGAAAAAACTAAGATTGTTCAAATCTCTCAAGAATTTCCAAATGTTGTCAAACCCAATAATAGATTGTTCCAATGCTTTTGCGTATATTACCTAACATACTCTATTGTTTTGATTTATCTATAGAAACAGTACTTTCTTGCAAACGAATGTAGCTTTCCATTTGTCAACAAAACTCTTGCTACACAGAAACAACTTTTAGAAATCTTCCAAATATGCCTATTGGGATAGATTTGTCAACTAGTGCTCATTCTTTGGATAGtccaattcctttttttttatgttatcaCTTCTTTGTCTATCAACTCAAGAGGGTAATAGCTGGTATGCCTTTATCACATAAACATCTGATTCCTATGTCTACCAAGTCGCTTTGTTTTTAGACTCTGAATCAGACCATTTACCTGACGAGAAAATCACGGCGAAGTCcaaaaatattagaaagagttctgTACATATGTTCTTATTATGGAAGAGTCATCGCTATCTTTTGTTCATACTTGTGATTTTCTTTCTATTGATATAATAAGGAACATTCATATGAAATTTTATCCAACATAATTCAGATTGTAATTGCTGATTTTCTGTTGACAAGAGTTCAATTAATTATTCTTTCATAGAAGTCATGTTACAGATGTGTCTGTTCGCTCATAATATACAGTATGAGCTGAAGATAAGAATCGTATGAGCTTAAATACTATGATTTATGTTGACATTGGAGTCTAAAAACACATACTTGATGCACTAGGAAATATCACATGCTGCCAAAAACTTTGTAATATTTTGTTCAGCAGAGGATGTATCACTGTATGTGTGCATAGCATGTCATGTTTCtgttcaatcaaaaaaaaaatgtcatgtTTCTGTTAAATCTGCTGTACATTTTCAGAATTTCAGTTTAAAATTTCTATaaccaaatatattttttatcattTGCAAGCAGTATCTATATCAACAAGGGTAAACAAGTGTTCTGATAATCTATTAGCTTGCAGAGTCCTCAGAGCATTTTGATGACTGTTTTTTGTCTATTGGTTGATGGAATGGCTGGCAGGTTTGCCCCCTCCATTTGCATATAATCCCAACAAGGAGCTTCGTGAATATGTAGTTCGTAAATCATATAGAACTGAATGAAGTTGTATTAAAGAGTAGTTTGTCTAAAATAACTGGAAAGCATTTGTatatatgattctaaatatctCCATGTAGTCGTTAATTTTGATATTTACAAGAACTGAGGATATAATCTACTTGAAGAAATCAAATACATTGTTTTCTTCTGAACAATGCATCCTCTGGTTGTTCTACTTAATTACAATATCAGACAGCATGATGATTAAGTTACAGGATACTTATTTACATTTCTTTTGATCTGTTGTTACTTGCTTCTGTTATCTTCATCCTGCCTGCATGATAAATAACTACGGTTGCTACAGAATATTCTCCATCATTGTATCCATTCTGTTGGGCTAAGATTGCAGTGATCCTTTGGTACATTTTAAGAACGAAGTTCAGCTTCAAGCAGTACCTGCAATAAACAAGTGAAGAAAATAAGAATATGAAGGTCCTGTTAAGATTCATGAAAAAGATAATGAAGCCACGAACAGTATTTACCTCCAAAGTCATCAACTGCATGCTTgtataggccttgcatgatcgaAGCCTTGACTGGTATGTTTCTCTGCTTTCTCACACATAGGCATCAGAATTACAGTCTCGAAAGCTTCCACAAGCAGTGCTACTTTCCTTTTCCGAGCTGGAGCCAGTTTTGTTACTGCCTGTTGGAGTGCATGATCGATCATCCATTCCTCTGCATTCTTTCTTTCATCCATCTCCCAATGCCTGAGATCAACCTTTTCTGCTTCTGGATCAGGTTCGATTGGGAGAAAGTTTGGTGCTCGTGGGTTGAATCCTTTCATTTGATCCTCTTCGTCAGTTCTTCTCTTTCTCGCTGTGCTTATTTTTGCCTTTTGCTTACCACTGGCTTCAGTAGGAGCTTTCAAGAGTGCTGCTGCAATAGTGATGATTCTATCTTCTTCTGGGCCTTCTGTGCTACCTGTGAGGCAAATCTCCAAATCATCCTTAATCTGCACTGCATGGTCTGTTACGTACCAGTCTTGTTCTGTGGACTGCGATATTCCTTCTGTTTCATCAACTTCTGCCTGATGTTTTTTTTGTGACTTCTCCCAGCCGTCTTCTTTATCAACCTCATCTGATAGATCATTAAAAGAGAGGTGGTTATTAAGAAGAATGCTTGCTTCTTCAGTTGTATCATCATGTTTGTAGAATTTGATCTCCATTTCTGTTTGGATGTGATCAGGCTCTGTTGCACCATTTTCTTTCTCGGTGGATCCTTTATTAGAACCAGAAAGGTGGATGCTGGATGTGGAGCTGGCATCTTCAATCTCTTCATTCCCAGCGTCCTCTTCTTTGATGCCGACATGGAAGATTGTTTGCTTTGCATTTCCATTGTCTAAGATACGGTTCACTTCCAGATTAACTGCTTCGGATGCTTCTCCTTCACCGTTCTGTTTGCAGAGATCATGTTTTGCTGCGCTGCCTGCTGTTCCCTTGGAGGCCTTTAAATGACCCAGAAAACTCACACTGGAGCTGCTCTCTTTGCTAAACGGAGGGTCGCCCAGATCATTTTCCTTCAATGTTTCGGCTTTAAGTGGTTTGGACATTAGAAAATGAGTACTCTGATCTTGAACATTGTCATCACAGCTCACAGAATTAATTGCAGaactttctttttcctcatcagAGTAAACATCATTTCTCTCAGAACTAATGCCTTCGGAAGCTGTCATATGACCATGCTCGGCTACTTCTTTGTATGCTTCATAAGACGGCTCTCCATCGGATTCAACTATCTCACATGCAACTGGAGTAAAATTTGCATTAAGTGTGAGTCCATTGccaggatcatcattttcgaacAAATGCACGAATAATGGACCTAAACCATCATAAGTGGACTCAGAGCAATCAGTCTTATTGCCAGAAAATGTGTCTACATCCTCCTCCAAATTCATCTCACTGGCCTCAAAAGGTACCTTGATTGCACTGCCTGCAAAACCTTCAGTCTCTTTGATCGATCCATCCATGACCAGGCATTGTAAACTCAATTCTGCATCATCTTTTCGAACCacatcttcatcttgctgatcaCAATTTGCATACTCCCGAACACTCATCATAACATCCATTTCTTCAATTGAAAGGTCACTATTCTGGTCTGGATATTCTTCAAAGCTACTATATTCATGAATCCCATCCATGAGATTCCTTCCATCATCTTCTTTGCACTTGGCACCCTCCCCATCATCCTTCTCTTGAAGGCTTCTTTCATCACAATTGTCTGATTCTACAATCTGTTTATGTGGTTTAACATAGATGTCAACAAAGAAATCATTGGCTACTTCTTCCATAAGAATCTCCAATGCAGACGGGGCCCTGCTGAGAACTGCTTGTCCTGTCTCTACCACCTTTTCATCCTTCCCTAGACCGACCTTTCTGAATGGAGACACCCCCTTTACCTTCATGCTCTTTTGGGTTTTGAGCAGGTTCCTCCTCGATGACAAGAAGCACTTCAGAGGCGGCGAGGTCTCATGTCTATGACCATTCAGAGAGCAATATGTGTAAGGGCAGACCTTCATGACTGAAGTCCCTTCGGCTTCGGTCCCTCCTGGATTGAGTTCCAAAGCCTTCAGAGACTTCGAATCCTTAAGAGTTGATGAGCAGGTGGCCCTGTTCGCATATAGCTTGGGACAAGGAGCAACTCCTAAGCtgttcttcttcatccaaggcCTTACTTGTTTCAGAGTAGGTTTCCTTTTCAGAATTTTCACATGTTTAAGGCCAGAGCCATCAGGAGAAGAAGTGGAGGTCTTTGAGCAATTTAGATTACTCAAATTTCTTGGGCTTCTAATCCTATCACTGATGGTTGGTGAATGGTTTGTTACCTTGAATTTCTCCTTCCTTACATCTGAACTGCGTGTGGGCTTCATATAATTTGGCAACTGATCTGATGATACCCTGATAGCTGATGACCTCTTGTGCATGGTAGGCTGCTTGAATTGGACCTGCTCACTTTCTAAGTCTGAGATCTTGGTGCATATCAccttcttcaccttcttcttgcTATCACCTCCTCCCTTGCTTCCTGAATCTTGTTGTTGACAAGAAGATGGATTCCTCTCATGTCTAACAGGCTCCTCTTTTGATTTGGTTTGAGAGCCAAGCTTCTTGGATGCTTTTCTTTTAACCATGGTGGAAGGAATAGGAGACCTAGATGGGATTTAGGGAGTTAGTATGACAAGGTTTGGATTGATCTGAGGGTTTCCTTGGAACAGGAGGACTGCAAGCAAGGAAGTCTTGTTGTAGGGAATGAAGGTGTTCAAAGGAAAAAGCTCAGCAGTCCTAAAGAGAATTCAGAGGttgattttctttgattttttcaCAAGGTGGATCTGATAGAGCTAGCCAAAGTTCAATTTGGCTTGCATAAGAGATTGGTATCAACAGCCACTTTTGATGGAGGTGATGGGGTTCAAGTGTTTAGCTTTTAGCTTCTGCTTTGGATCCTCCATTCCTTACTGTGGGTTGCGACCTGGGAGTCCCATTGTTTGTACCCTTGTGATTATTGTTTTAGAAGGTGGGGACCTTTCATTCTAGTTCGACGATGTatgggaaattttttttttttaaaaatgcatCTAAGTTTttagcgaaaaaaaaaaacgacatctaaattatgtatatgtttaatGTGGTGGgccttctctctcttatttatttattattttttaactaaCTACAGAtgttacatacatacatactatatgtacatacatacacacatatatatacatatacgcgcgtgcatatatatacacacacacacatacatacacacacacacacatacatatacatacacgcGTGCgcgcatatacatatacatatacatatacatacatatacatatacatatacatatacgtacatatatatatatatatatatatatatatatatatatatatatatatatatatatatatatatatacatatatatatatatatatatatatatatatatatatatatatacatatatatatatatacatatatatatatatatattacaattTTTGTGAAATAAAAGATAttttataatgaaaaatatttaaagataaaaataataaGGGCTAAATTCTCTTTGTGCATACACGTATCCATGTCTGCACATGGATACGCTCGGCGTTGGCTTATCGTTATCAGCCTcagcctcatcctcatcctcggTGACATAAGACTTTATGGAAGCTTGCAGTTGCATGTCAAAACCGAAGGGTCATGGTCTCATGGACAAGGACTTACCGTTTCTTTAAAGCTTTTTTCAAAAAAGGGACCCAAACAACCAAACCCAACCTCCGGTATCACATGAATTTCTTTCCACCTCTAAAAAGTAACAAGGTGTGACTGATGAGGAAGTTATTGGCAATAGTTAATAATTTCTCCTTTCTCTGAGATAGCAAATGGTGATGGAATTGGGGCTCTAATCTCAAATTAAATGTTTAGCCAACTACCCCACCTTCTCCATGACTCTATGCAAGCAAAGTCTCTATCCACCATCCATTGCCAATTAATATGGTCAGTCAGCCACGCCCTGCGTTGCAAACAATCTTGAACACTCTGGGATCAATTAATGGGTTTCTTTTAAGATGATTACTTGTAACAATGGCTAAAAGGTAGCCAGGCAGGCAGCAAGTAGTATAGTTCCCATAAGTATAAAATGCCAAAACTGGACGTCATTTGATGCCTCAAATGCCACCGATGGGAGACCATCAGTGACCACAGCTTTGGCTCAAAGTTTCCTTGGCTGGAAGCGACTTTCCTTCGGCTCTCGTGCAAAATTCAAGCAAccaaatcctttttcacattgAACCGCTTTCCTAAAAACCATACTCCCTTTGCTAGAGGGATGGTGATCCAAACCACTTCCATATTATAAACAGAAGTAAACATTTCATGCAGCATTATATATGCAGTATTATATGAAATACATCAGAGGGATCCTCTTCGTGATTCACCGCTAAGCTAACATTCATGTACATAATAAATCTTTATGGTAACAAGCATATTTAAAACATATATCCTCACGCACCAATGAGCAGCAAATCGTTAGTTCAAATTTTCATGCAAAACAATGCAACCGCACCTAATCAGCTAAAGAGAGTTCATTCTTCGCTAGTTTGTGTTTGAATTGACTTCCCTGACTACAGGTTATTGCACGGCTCCCATTTAAAGCTCATCAATTagaatttctattatttttatagaatCTTATATGGTGTGCGATTTGCATCGCAGAATACTGTATAACGCTCGATAGCTGTTTTTAGAAGATGAACGACTATCAACAATGATGCATTCTGTATGACACAATAATATCTAGTTTGGCAGCTATCCATCTGTTAATGACAACTATCGAGCgttaattttctaaatttttaatacagaaaaaatcctaaatttttataattttcttttcaactcttttttttttcttgacaaGGATGGAAAttaacaaaattaaaatttttaaataattatatctgttaatatttgtatttatttttttattttttatttctccattttttctgaatttatttcaaatttacGGAATTGTTTTGAATCCCGAACTTTTGAAATCCCACCAAATTATTCTCAAATGCCGAACTTGTGAGTACTTTGGTCCGGCTTTTGCATTTCTTGCCCCTATCAGCCCAGTGCTCCAAGTTGAATGCATCGGCGCTTTGGCAAAGTTTAGATCATGACTTTGGtcctacattttttttcttttttttggtacaatgtgCATTTTTCAATCCAAAAGGTTCATTCTATTCCAACCGAACGGTACCAACTATTTGATACCGGTCCCTTTTTTCAGCAATGCAGATCTACCAAAATTTAGACTTCATTTCAAACTTTGTAAAGATTGGGGCGCCAGAAAGATGATGAATTAGAGATGCTGCAATCTCATGCACTCATTATGAAGCTCAAAACAGGCTCCTTGGTGAATCTGATTGGGTCGATAAGCTCATCGAATCATCTGAGTTAATCTCAATCATTAAAAAAAGTTACATCACAATTTTATGTTGTCCATACGGCATATGCACATGATTATCAAAAATCTATATCTTGTTTGCATCTTGATTCGTGACTTGTAAATGGCG
Encoded proteins:
- the LOC103714668 gene encoding uncharacterized protein LOC103714668, with the translated sequence MVKRKASKKLGSQTKSKEEPVRHERNPSSCQQQDSGSKGGGDSKKKVKKVICTKISDLESEQVQFKQPTMHKRSSAIRVSSDQLPNYMKPTRSSDVRKEKFKVTNHSPTISDRIRSPRNLSNLNCSKTSTSSPDGSGLKHVKILKRKPTLKQVRPWMKKNSLGVAPCPKLYANRATCSSTLKDSKSLKALELNPGGTEAEGTSVMKVCPYTYCSLNGHRHETSPPLKCFLSSRRNLLKTQKSMKVKGVSPFRKVGLGKDEKVVETGQAVLSRAPSALEILMEEVANDFFVDIYVKPHKQIVESDNCDERSLQEKDDGEGAKCKEDDGRNLMDGIHEYSSFEEYPDQNSDLSIEEMDVMMSVREYANCDQQDEDVVRKDDAELSLQCLVMDGSIKETEGFAGSAIKVPFEASEMNLEEDVDTFSGNKTDCSESTYDGLGPLFVHLFENDDPGNGLTLNANFTPVACEIVESDGEPSYEAYKEVAEHGHMTASEGISSERNDVYSDEEKESSAINSVSCDDNVQDQSTHFLMSKPLKAETLKENDLGDPPFSKESSSSVSFLGHLKASKGTAGSAAKHDLCKQNGEGEASEAVNLEVNRILDNGNAKQTIFHVGIKEEDAGNEEIEDASSTSSIHLSGSNKGSTEKENGATEPDHIQTEMEIKFYKHDDTTEEASILLNNHLSFNDLSDEVDKEDGWEKSQKKHQAEVDETEGISQSTEQDWYVTDHAVQIKDDLEICLTGSTEGPEEDRIITIAAALLKAPTEASGKQKAKISTARKRRTDEEDQMKGFNPRAPNFLPIEPDPEAEKVDLRHWEMDERKNAEEWMIDHALQQAVTKLAPARKRKVALLVEAFETVILMPMCEKAEKHTSQGFDHARPIQACS